The Halomonas sp. HAL1 genome segment TTTGTGCAGCGGCAGATGAGGCTTTCGCGCAGATGATAAATAGACCGCCTAAGAAGTCAGGGATTGTTTTTAGATGCCTTTAGATATCGTGCAGCGTTTGATACCCGGCTGGGGCGTTACTTATGGCCCACCGGGCGATGGCCCTTTTCCAGCCCTCATGTTGCTGCATGGTTCTGAAGGCGCATGGGCGGGGTGGAGCCATCGTGACGCGATGCTATTCGCAGCCCATGGCTTCTTGGCGTTCCCTTATGGTTACTCAAGCGGCGGTAATGCATGGAACGCGGGGCATATTATCGATTACCCACTGGATCGCAGCGTGGAGGCATTTAAAGCCCTACGAGAACTCCAGTTCGTTGATAAGCGGGTAGGGCTGTATGGCATCTCACGCGGCGCCGAGCATGCGTTATTGCTCGCCTCCCTAATGGCAAGAGATAAGATCGAAGGCGCACCTGATGCTATCGCCGCCCACAGCCCACCAGATGTTGTGTGCGGGGCCTTTGATGCACGTAATTTTCGCGATGGAGGGGATCCAGGCTGGCAAGCCTGGGATGTCAGTAAACGCGCCTGGACATGGCGTAATAGTCACGAAGACTTACTGCCGACCACGCCGATCGAAATCGAACGCTACCCTGGGCCGCTGCTGCTTTCCCATGGCACCAAAGACCGAATGTGGTCGGTGGAGATGACCAAGCGCCTGGAAGAACGCCTGCACGAGCATGGCCGTTCCCCAGAAGTGCACTACTACGAAGGTGAAGATCATATACCGAGTAGCTCAGGGCAGAATAAGCATCACGAGTTGCTCCTGGGTTTCTTTTCAAAACACCTGTAAGTCACCGTTCATTATTTTCCCATTCAAAAAGCCCATCTCTGTAGTTAAGAGGCGTAACTGTGATGATGGCTGCCTTTGGGCTTTAAGCAAAGATCCTACTCATTGACAGGGTACAGTGACTATCGAAGATAAATCACTGAGTGCTGTCATAACGCTCTACAAGTGTTAAAAAACCGTCTTCGTCAATGAACCCTTTGTCCCCTGTGATATACCAGCGTTGGCCATCCATTTCGTGGATAGCCTGGGCGGTGCGCTGTGGTTCGTTGAGGTAGCCTTGCATTATCTG includes the following:
- a CDS encoding S9 family peptidase, which codes for MPLDIVQRLIPGWGVTYGPPGDGPFPALMLLHGSEGAWAGWSHRDAMLFAAHGFLAFPYGYSSGGNAWNAGHIIDYPLDRSVEAFKALRELQFVDKRVGLYGISRGAEHALLLASLMARDKIEGAPDAIAAHSPPDVVCGAFDARNFRDGGDPGWQAWDVSKRAWTWRNSHEDLLPTTPIEIERYPGPLLLSHGTKDRMWSVEMTKRLEERLHEHGRSPEVHYYEGEDHIPSSSGQNKHHELLLGFFSKHL